The following are encoded together in the Triticum dicoccoides isolate Atlit2015 ecotype Zavitan chromosome 6B, WEW_v2.0, whole genome shotgun sequence genome:
- the LOC119323410 gene encoding elongation factor 1-alpha-like produces MGLVPIPDFEPEITHYALSEPKRKTHINIVVIGHFDSGKSTTTGHLIYKLGAIDKHTIEVLEKKAAEMNKRSFKYAWVLDKLKAERERGITIDIALWKFETTKYYCTVIDAPGHRDFIKNMITGTSQADCAVLIIDSTTGGFEAGISDDGQTREHALLAYVLGVKQMICCANKMDATTPKYSKARYEEVVKEVSSYLKKVGYNPDKVPFVPISGFEGDNMIERSTNLDWYQGPTLLEALDQINEPKRPSDKPLRLPLQDVYKIGGIGTVPVGCVETGVIKPGMVVTFGPTGVIYLAKINMRKKHK; encoded by the exons ATGGGCCTTGTACCTATTCCAGATTTTGAGCCTGAGATCACTCATTATGCGCTCAGTGAACCTAAG AGAAAGACTCACATCAACATCGTGGTCATTGGCCATTTTGACTCTGGCAAGTCAACCACAACAGGACATTTGATCTACAAGCTTGGAGCTATTGACAAGCATACGATCGAGGTGCTCGAGAAGAAGGCTGCTGAGATGAACAAGAGGTCTTTCAAGTACGCGTGGGTGCTCGACAAGCTGAAAGCTGAGCGTGAGAGGGGTATCACCATTGATATTGCCCTGTGGAAGTTTGAGACCACCAAGTACTACTGCACAGTCATCGATGCGCCTGGTCATCGTGACTTCATCAAGAACATGATTACTGGTACCTCCCAGGCTGACTGCGCTGTGCTCATCATTGACTCCACCACTGGTGGTTTTGAGGCTGGTATCTCTGATGATGGCCAGACCCGTGAGCATGCGCTCCTTGCGTATGTTCTTGGGGTGAAGCAGATGATCTGCTGCGCCAACAAG ATGGACGCCACCACTCCCAAGTACTCGAAGGCCCGTTATGAGGAAGTTGTTAAGGAAGTCTCTTCATACCTGAAGAAGGTTGGCTACAATCCTGACAAGGTTCCCTTCGTCCCCATCTCTGGGTTTGAGGGTGACAACATGATTGAGAGGTCCACCAACCTTGACTGGTACCAGGGCCCTACCCTGCTTGAGGCACTTGATCAGATCAATGAGCCCAAGAGGCCCTCAGACAAGCCATTGCGTCTTCCCCTTCAGGATGTTTACAAGATTGGTGGCATTGGAACTGTGCCCGTTGGCTGTGTTGAGACTGGTGTCATCAAGCCTGGTATGGTTGTTACCTTTGGTCCCACTGGTGTCATCTACCTAGccaaaattaatatgagaaaaaaacacaaatag
- the LOC119325710 gene encoding uncharacterized protein LOC119325710 has product MKNKGGGGRRNKSARNEAAAGGRRRRNKSAHNGATAGDGDRLSKLPNDILLNILERVDTLDAIRTCILSKQMLNLPTMLSQFFLSAGSVPGHHDKARVLNRGEVFRTNNAVARVTDSILCTRNPKIAITKLKIRFVLMPHVSLTIGRSVAHAMATQKVGAAEFEIITEKAYTDCSPADLVQFANQLNNFVGAFPDVFAGLRRLWLRNMRFAELDIANILSTCKLLASLRLTECDSGIDSVLQVEHAQLVELEVDYGEFARVELTCLSKLQRVSYNNWYSYEDPLYFGFVPQLSKLSLTKTGVRWEKTLELSQLLANVPNISNLHLDFQSEKIWVLLECPKLLTPVLGKLQHVNLDNLPEGCDLAWTMFILEAAPTLEELCVAVRDHWCIMLTDEEAWKKNGYCEKADVNWKPCAPDFKHKNLVELTIYGFQPDDSFMRYIRCVVDHTVNVTEISLYDRKVCGSRGNLDPEIKVKVCPSRYP; this is encoded by the exons ATGAAGAACAAAGGCGGTGGTGGCAGACGCAAT AAATCAGCTCGCAACGAAGCCGCTGCTGGCGGCCGTCGCAGGCGTAAT AAATCAGCTCACAACGGAGCAACTGCTGGCGATGGAGACAGGCTTAGCAAGCTCCCCAATGACATTCTGCTCAATATTCTGGAGAGGGTGGACACACTTGATGCTATAAGGACCTGCATCCTCTCCAAGCAAATGTTGAATCTCCCCACCATGCTCTCGCAGTTCTTCTTAAGTGCTGGTTCCGTTCCAGGTCACCATGATAAAGCTCGTGTTTTAAACCGCGGTGAAGTTTTCCGAACCAACAATGCTGTGGCTCGTGTAACGGATAGCATCTTGTGCACAAGGAAtccgaagatcgccattactaaacTCAAAATCAGATTCGTCTTGATGCCACATGTCTCTCTCACCATTGGAAGATCTGTTGCCCACGCCATGGCAACCCAGAAGGTTGGTGCAGCTGAGTTTGAGATCATAACGGAGAAGGCTTATACGGACTGCTCTCCTGCCGATCTTGTCCAATTTGCGAATCAGTTAAATAATTTTGTTGGTGCTTTCCCTGATGTATTTGCTGGACTCAGGCGCCTGTGGCTGCGCAATATGAGGTTTGCTGAACTGGATATCGCCAACATTCTCAGCACTTGCAAACTCTTGGCGTCTTTGCGTTTAACCGAGTGCGACTCAGGGATCGATTCTGTGCTGCAAGTAGAACATGCTCAGCTTGTTGAGCTTGAGGTAGACTATGGGGAATTTGCAAGAGTTGAGCTGACATGTCTATCGAAACTCCAACGAGTGAGCTATAATAATTGGTACTCTTATGAAGATCCCCTGTATTTTGGTTTTGTACCACAGCTTTCAAAGCTGAGCCTCACTAAAACTGGTGTTCGTTGGGAGAAGACTCTGGAGTTAAGTCAGCTTCTTGCTAATGTTCCTAACATAAGCAATCTGCATCTTGATTTTCAAAGTGAAAAG ATCTGGGTTCTACTAGAATGCCCGAAACTGCTCACGCCTGTGCTCGGCAAACTACAGCATGTGAATCTAGACAATCTTCCTGAAGGATGTGATTTAGCTTGGACGATGTTTATTCTTGAAGCTGCACCCACCCTAGAAGAGCTGTGTGTCGCGGTAAGGGATCATTGGTGCATAATGCTGACAGACGAAGAAGCTTGGAAGAAAAATGGTTACTGCGAAAAGGCAGACGTGAATTGGAAGCCATGCGCACCTGATTTCAAGCACAAGAATCTAGTTGAGCTCACCATCTATGGCTTCCAACCCGATGACAGTTTTATGCGATACATCAGGTGTGTTGTGGATCATACAGTTAATGTAACAGAGATATCTCTGTACGACAGGAAAGTGTGCGGGAGCCGTGGTAACTTGGATCCTGAGATCAAGGTCAAGGTTTGTCCATCAAGATATCCATAG
- the LOC119323409 gene encoding uncharacterized protein LOC119323409 isoform X2 has product MRAGRVGGGGAAYRSNKLASPICSSPAISLLCCGGLNKQRRGRGDSNKASSSSVVTDPIRSAMKNKNGRPRKSALNEAAAGNKNGRRRRNLNATQKATRNEAAASNANDDRLSKLPNDLLLNILERVDTLDAIRACILSRQMLKLPTMLSRFYLSVSSIPGLQAKPPRAVTLKEVLGINSALSHVTDNILSTRSPEVTISKLKIRFVLLPDDSLAIGRSVARAMATQKLGAAEFEIVTKKRYNLCSSIDFLNFAKQFNDLVGACPHAFAGLTSLWLENMRFGELDIPNILSTCKLLEYLRLTHCDSGIYSVLQVEHTQLVELEIDQGKFQRVELICLPKLQRLTYNNWFSCEDPMYFGFVPQLSKLSLIKTATRSDKSLKLSQLLANVPSVGDLRLDFGSEKIWVLPECPKLLRPVLSKLQHVNLDHLPEGCDLAWTMFILEAAPSLKELCITVWDHWCIMVKDKEFREKYGYCEKADVKWKPYAPDFKHKNLAKLTIYGFQPDDNFMRYVRCVVEHAINITEISLSDRKGCRRCGDLDPSRYPRTAGERKQTADELGLASGVVVHFRS; this is encoded by the exons ATGAGAGCCGGCCGAGTCGGAGGAGGAGGGGCCGCCTATCGATCTAATAAATTGGCGTCCCCAATTTGTTCTTCGCCGGCGATTAGTCTGCTTTGTTGCGGCGGTCTAAATAAACAGAGGAGGGGAAGGGGGGATTCGAATAAGGCCAGCTCGTCCTCCGTTGTCACAGATCCAATAAGATCAGCCATGAAGAACAAAAACGGTCGTCCCAGG AAATCAGCTCTCAACGAAGCCGCTGCTGGCAACAAGAATGGTCGTCGCAGGCGGAAT CTAAATGCAACGCAAAAGGCAACTCGCAACGAAGCCGCTGCTAGCAACGCAAATGATGACAGGCTTAGCAAGCTGCCCAATGACCTTCTTCTCAACATTCTGGAGAGGGTGGACACACTCGACGCTATAAGGGCCTGCATCCTCTCCAGGCAAATGCTGAAGCTCCCCACCATGCTCTCGCGCTTTTACCTAAGTGTTAGTTCCATTCCAGGTCTCCAGGCTAAACCACCTCGCGCTGTCACCCTCAAGGAAGTGCTCGGAATCAACAGTGCTTTGTCTCATGTAACGGATAACATCTTGAGCACAAGGAGCCCGGAGGTTACCATCAGCAAACTCAAAATCAGATTTGTCTTGTTGCCTGATGACTCCCTTGCCATTGGAAGATCTGTCGCCCGCGCCATGGCAACCCAGAAGCTTGGTGCAGCTGAGTTTGAGATCGTAACGAAGAAGCGTTATAACCTCTGCTCTTCTATTGATTTCCTCAACTTTGCCAAGCAGTTCAATGATTTAGTTGGTGCTTGTCCGCATGCATTTGCTGGCCTTACGAGCCTGTGGCTGGAAAATATGAGGTTTGGTGAACTGGACATTCCCAACATCCTCAGCACTTGCAAGCTCTTGGAGTATTTGCGTTTAACCCATTGCGACTCAGGGATCTATTCTGTGCTGCAAGTAGAACACACTCAACTTGTTGAGCTCGAGATCGACCAGGGGAAATTTCAGAGAGTTGAGCTGATATGTCTACCAAAACTCCAACGGTTGACCTATAATAATTGGTTCTCTTGTGAGGATCCGATGTATTTTGGTTTTGTACCACAGCTTTCAAAGCTGAGCCTTATTAAAACTGCCACCCGTTCGGACAAGTCTCTCAAGTTAAGTCAACTCCTTGCTAATGTTCCTTCCGTAGGCGATCTGCGTCTGGATTTTGGAAGTGAAAAG ATCTGGGTTCTACCAGAATGCCCAAAACTGCTCAGGCCTGTGCTCAGCAAACTACAGCATGTGAATCTGGACCATCTTCCTGAAGGATGTGATTTAGCTTGGACAATGTTTATTCTTGAAGCTGCACCCTCCTTAAAAGAGCTATGCATCACAGTATGGGATCATTGGTGCATAATGGTGAAAGACAAAGAGTTTCGGGAGAAATATGGTTACTGCGAGAAGGCAGACGTGAAGTGGAAGCCATATGCCCCTGATTTCAAGCACAAGAATCTGGCTAAGCTCACCATCTATGGCTTCCAACCTGACGACAATTTTATGCGATACGTCAGGTGTGTCGTGGAACatgccattaatataacagagatatCCCTGTCCGACAGGAAGGGGTGTAGGCGGTGTGGTGACTTGGATCCATCAAGATATCCACGGACTGCCGGGGAGAGGAAACAGACAGCTGACGAGTTGGGTTTGGCTTCGGGTGTTGTGGTTCATTTCCGGTCGTGA
- the LOC119323409 gene encoding uncharacterized protein LOC119323409 isoform X1, producing MRAGRVGGGGAAYRSNKLASPICSSPAISLLCCGGLNKQRRGRGDSNKASSSSVVTDPIRSAMKNKNGRPRKSALNEAAAGNKNGRRRRNVSVPGVCTQHKVHPQKADYLLFQLNATQKATRNEAAASNANDDRLSKLPNDLLLNILERVDTLDAIRACILSRQMLKLPTMLSRFYLSVSSIPGLQAKPPRAVTLKEVLGINSALSHVTDNILSTRSPEVTISKLKIRFVLLPDDSLAIGRSVARAMATQKLGAAEFEIVTKKRYNLCSSIDFLNFAKQFNDLVGACPHAFAGLTSLWLENMRFGELDIPNILSTCKLLEYLRLTHCDSGIYSVLQVEHTQLVELEIDQGKFQRVELICLPKLQRLTYNNWFSCEDPMYFGFVPQLSKLSLIKTATRSDKSLKLSQLLANVPSVGDLRLDFGSEKIWVLPECPKLLRPVLSKLQHVNLDHLPEGCDLAWTMFILEAAPSLKELCITVWDHWCIMVKDKEFREKYGYCEKADVKWKPYAPDFKHKNLAKLTIYGFQPDDNFMRYVRCVVEHAINITEISLSDRKGCRRCGDLDPSRYPRTAGERKQTADELGLASGVVVHFRS from the exons ATGAGAGCCGGCCGAGTCGGAGGAGGAGGGGCCGCCTATCGATCTAATAAATTGGCGTCCCCAATTTGTTCTTCGCCGGCGATTAGTCTGCTTTGTTGCGGCGGTCTAAATAAACAGAGGAGGGGAAGGGGGGATTCGAATAAGGCCAGCTCGTCCTCCGTTGTCACAGATCCAATAAGATCAGCCATGAAGAACAAAAACGGTCGTCCCAGG AAATCAGCTCTCAACGAAGCCGCTGCTGGCAACAAGAATGGTCGTCGCAGGCGGAATGTAAGTGTGCCTGGTGTTTGTACACAACATAAGGTTCATCCTCAAAAGGCTGATTATCTGTTGTTCCAGCTAAATGCAACGCAAAAGGCAACTCGCAACGAAGCCGCTGCTAGCAACGCAAATGATGACAGGCTTAGCAAGCTGCCCAATGACCTTCTTCTCAACATTCTGGAGAGGGTGGACACACTCGACGCTATAAGGGCCTGCATCCTCTCCAGGCAAATGCTGAAGCTCCCCACCATGCTCTCGCGCTTTTACCTAAGTGTTAGTTCCATTCCAGGTCTCCAGGCTAAACCACCTCGCGCTGTCACCCTCAAGGAAGTGCTCGGAATCAACAGTGCTTTGTCTCATGTAACGGATAACATCTTGAGCACAAGGAGCCCGGAGGTTACCATCAGCAAACTCAAAATCAGATTTGTCTTGTTGCCTGATGACTCCCTTGCCATTGGAAGATCTGTCGCCCGCGCCATGGCAACCCAGAAGCTTGGTGCAGCTGAGTTTGAGATCGTAACGAAGAAGCGTTATAACCTCTGCTCTTCTATTGATTTCCTCAACTTTGCCAAGCAGTTCAATGATTTAGTTGGTGCTTGTCCGCATGCATTTGCTGGCCTTACGAGCCTGTGGCTGGAAAATATGAGGTTTGGTGAACTGGACATTCCCAACATCCTCAGCACTTGCAAGCTCTTGGAGTATTTGCGTTTAACCCATTGCGACTCAGGGATCTATTCTGTGCTGCAAGTAGAACACACTCAACTTGTTGAGCTCGAGATCGACCAGGGGAAATTTCAGAGAGTTGAGCTGATATGTCTACCAAAACTCCAACGGTTGACCTATAATAATTGGTTCTCTTGTGAGGATCCGATGTATTTTGGTTTTGTACCACAGCTTTCAAAGCTGAGCCTTATTAAAACTGCCACCCGTTCGGACAAGTCTCTCAAGTTAAGTCAACTCCTTGCTAATGTTCCTTCCGTAGGCGATCTGCGTCTGGATTTTGGAAGTGAAAAG ATCTGGGTTCTACCAGAATGCCCAAAACTGCTCAGGCCTGTGCTCAGCAAACTACAGCATGTGAATCTGGACCATCTTCCTGAAGGATGTGATTTAGCTTGGACAATGTTTATTCTTGAAGCTGCACCCTCCTTAAAAGAGCTATGCATCACAGTATGGGATCATTGGTGCATAATGGTGAAAGACAAAGAGTTTCGGGAGAAATATGGTTACTGCGAGAAGGCAGACGTGAAGTGGAAGCCATATGCCCCTGATTTCAAGCACAAGAATCTGGCTAAGCTCACCATCTATGGCTTCCAACCTGACGACAATTTTATGCGATACGTCAGGTGTGTCGTGGAACatgccattaatataacagagatatCCCTGTCCGACAGGAAGGGGTGTAGGCGGTGTGGTGACTTGGATCCATCAAGATATCCACGGACTGCCGGGGAGAGGAAACAGACAGCTGACGAGTTGGGTTTGGCTTCGGGTGTTGTGGTTCATTTCCGGTCGTGA